A genomic segment from Rubrobacter naiadicus encodes:
- a CDS encoding putative quinol monooxygenase, whose amino-acid sequence MAYVVSAKWTAKEGEAQRVEEAIRKLVEPSRREPGNLFYQPHRDPGNPNLFYFYEQYEDEEAYEAHVNSEHFQKYGFGEAIPLLESREREFYETMDV is encoded by the coding sequence ATGGCCTACGTGGTCAGCGCGAAATGGACGGCGAAGGAAGGGGAGGCGCAGAGGGTCGAGGAGGCGATCCGGAAGCTCGTGGAGCCTTCGCGGCGGGAGCCGGGCAACCTCTTCTACCAGCCTCATCGGGATCCTGGGAACCCCAACCTCTTCTACTTCTACGAGCAGTACGAGGACGAGGAGGCCTATGAGGCTCATGTGAATTCCGAGCACTTCCAGAAGTACGGCTTCGGAGAGGCAATCCCGCTGCTCGAGAGCCGGGAGCGGGAATTTTACGAGACGATGGACGTTTAG
- a CDS encoding cyclase family protein — MEKIVDLSPAVPHGFKGPPSTDLGVQLEVRTKPGYWQSAQTTLMSLHTGCHVESALHVVEGGESIDEVALERVMGEAVLLDMRPVEAMDLIDVPDLEGALARLESAGESIRPGDILLLCTGWAERAIGQREYFRRSPGLTEGAARWLVRREPKCIGCDFFEEPAAREPGWKPEEFVVHNVILGAGIPLVEGLVNLGSLPPRCRFFAPFYKFAGVESAPARAFAIVEG, encoded by the coding sequence GTGGAGAAGATAGTGGATCTCAGCCCGGCGGTCCCCCACGGCTTCAAGGGGCCTCCTTCGACGGATCTCGGGGTGCAGCTCGAGGTCCGTACCAAGCCCGGTTACTGGCAGTCCGCCCAGACTACCCTGATGAGCCTGCACACCGGGTGCCACGTGGAATCGGCGTTGCACGTCGTGGAGGGAGGGGAGAGCATCGACGAGGTGGCGCTGGAGCGGGTGATGGGGGAGGCGGTGTTGCTGGACATGAGGCCCGTGGAGGCCATGGATCTGATAGACGTCCCCGATCTCGAAGGTGCCCTTGCACGTCTGGAATCGGCCGGGGAATCCATCAGGCCGGGGGACATCCTGCTGCTGTGCACCGGCTGGGCCGAGCGTGCCATCGGCCAACGCGAATACTTCCGCCGTTCGCCGGGTCTGACGGAGGGTGCCGCCCGCTGGCTGGTCAGGAGAGAGCCAAAGTGCATCGGCTGTGACTTCTTCGAAGAGCCCGCCGCCCGCGAGCCAGGCTGGAAACCCGAGGAGTTCGTGGTGCACAACGTGATACTGGGCGCCGGGATACCGCTGGTGGAGGGGCTGGTCAACCTGGGGAGCCTGCCCCCGCGCTGCAGGTTCTTCGCCCCGTTCTACAAATTCGCCGGTGTCGAGAGCGCCCCGGCCCGCGCCTTCGCGATCGTCGAAGGATGA
- a CDS encoding histidine phosphatase family protein: MSVSLLRVHLIRHGEISSHKGDVPLTERGLAQAVEAGVRLGRKLGRDESVFFLYAPTRRTRQTACAIRRGVERCLRAADDQGAGIELHPPTEEWALRNPDLYVAGVRVEIGSSPEALAAQLGKTGPSVKDLTEHHFFGEFWRSPDRIGFWLERRDPPGEDGDAVARRVLAFSSSLRDLRSGAPSRRYVCVTHSPLLRAFLRRYLDGRDPGEPDYLDSVDLEFGDEVRVTFRGRSTCLPLFTKEPHEV, encoded by the coding sequence ATGAGCGTCTCTCTTCTCAGGGTGCATCTGATCCGACACGGGGAGATCTCCTCGCACAAAGGCGACGTTCCTCTCACCGAGAGGGGACTCGCGCAGGCGGTCGAGGCCGGCGTCCGGCTCGGCAGGAAGCTGGGGCGTGACGAGAGCGTCTTCTTCCTGTACGCGCCGACGCGGCGAACGCGCCAGACCGCCTGCGCCATCCGCCGTGGTGTGGAGAGGTGCCTTCGGGCTGCAGACGATCAGGGGGCGGGGATCGAGCTGCACCCTCCCACGGAGGAGTGGGCGTTGCGCAACCCCGACCTTTACGTGGCCGGGGTCCGGGTGGAGATAGGGAGCTCACCCGAGGCGCTCGCCGCCCAGCTCGGTAAGACCGGGCCCTCCGTAAAGGACCTCACCGAACATCATTTCTTCGGAGAGTTCTGGCGTTCACCCGACCGCATCGGTTTCTGGCTGGAACGTCGGGACCCGCCGGGTGAGGATGGCGATGCCGTCGCCCGGCGGGTCTTGGCATTCTCTTCGAGCCTGCGCGACCTTCGCTCGGGGGCTCCTTCTAGAAGGTACGTCTGCGTGACCCATTCACCTCTTCTGCGCGCCTTCCTCCGGCGGTATCTGGACGGTCGGGATCCCGGTGAGCCGGATTACCTGGATTCGGTGGATCTGGAGTTCGGCGACGAGGTGAGGGTGACCTTCCGCGGGCGCAGCACCTGCCTTCCCTTGTTTACAAAGGAACCTCACGAGGTGTAA
- a CDS encoding (2Fe-2S)-binding protein, with product MRLAFEVNGEREVVEAGPDEMLLGVLRRELGLLSVRETCGIGVCGACTVLLDGEPVSSCLLLAPLAGGRSVTTVEGLGGEHPVQRAFEEVQAFQCGYCTPGMILTVIRLLEEIPDPEEDEIRRYLGGNLCRCGCYVKIVEAVKLAASELRSVARRGRT from the coding sequence CAACGGTGAGAGGGAAGTGGTGGAAGCCGGGCCGGACGAGATGTTGCTCGGGGTGCTGCGCCGCGAGCTCGGTCTCCTGAGCGTGCGGGAGACCTGCGGCATCGGGGTGTGCGGGGCATGCACGGTGCTTCTCGACGGTGAACCGGTCTCTTCCTGCCTGCTTCTGGCCCCGCTCGCGGGGGGGCGCAGTGTCACGACCGTCGAGGGGCTCGGCGGGGAGCACCCGGTCCAGAGGGCGTTCGAAGAGGTGCAGGCTTTCCAATGCGGCTACTGCACGCCGGGCATGATACTCACCGTGATTCGGTTGCTCGAGGAGATCCCTGACCCCGAGGAGGACGAGATCCGGCGTTATCTCGGTGGGAATTTGTGCCGCTGTGGTTGCTACGTGAAGATCGTGGAAGCGGTGAAGCTCGCGGCGAGCGAGCTGCGTTCCGTTGCGAGGAGGGGAAGGACGTGA
- a CDS encoding fumarylacetoacetate hydrolase family protein, with amino-acid sequence MRLVTYVAGGRPRVGLLEDGRVVDVGFDGDMVAFIEAGAPVSGREPVPDARLLAPLRPRSMRDFLTFEGHMRNALGRLGRPIPEEWYEVPAFYKGMPDTVIGPEEEIPWPHYTDRLDHELELAAIIGREGKDIPREEAREYIFGYTIWNDLSARDVQARELPVGMGPSKAKDWDGSNVLGPCIVTADELDASDLLMRVRVNGEVWGEDSSANMHHGFADLIAYASLAQTIYPGEVFGSGTAAGGSGLELDRWLEEGDLVEMEIEGIGVLRNRVGRKGG; translated from the coding sequence GTGAGGCTGGTGACGTACGTGGCCGGTGGCAGACCCAGGGTGGGCCTGCTCGAGGACGGGCGTGTCGTGGACGTCGGGTTCGACGGCGACATGGTCGCGTTCATAGAGGCGGGAGCGCCGGTTTCCGGTCGAGAGCCAGTGCCGGATGCACGGTTGCTCGCCCCTTTGAGGCCGCGTTCGATGCGCGACTTCCTGACCTTCGAGGGACACATGAGGAACGCGCTGGGTCGTCTCGGGAGGCCCATCCCAGAAGAGTGGTACGAGGTCCCCGCCTTCTACAAAGGCATGCCGGATACCGTGATCGGGCCCGAGGAGGAAATCCCCTGGCCCCACTACACGGACCGCCTCGACCACGAGCTGGAGCTCGCGGCGATCATCGGGCGCGAGGGCAAGGACATTCCCAGAGAGGAAGCCCGGGAGTACATCTTCGGCTATACCATCTGGAATGACCTCTCGGCGCGCGACGTGCAGGCCCGCGAGCTCCCGGTGGGCATGGGCCCGTCCAAGGCCAAGGACTGGGATGGATCCAACGTGCTGGGACCATGCATAGTTACGGCGGACGAGCTGGACGCGAGCGACCTGTTGATGCGCGTGCGGGTCAACGGCGAGGTGTGGGGCGAGGACAGCTCCGCTAACATGCATCACGGGTTCGCGGACCTCATCGCCTACGCTTCATTGGCCCAGACCATCTACCCCGGCGAGGTGTTCGGGTCTGGGACGGCCGCCGGCGGATCCGGGCTGGAGCTGGACCGCTGGCTGGAGGAGGGAGACCTCGTAGAGATGGAGATCGAAGGCATAGGAGTATTGAGAAACCGCGTCGGAAGAAAGGGAGGCTGA